The following coding sequences lie in one Ostrea edulis chromosome 8, xbOstEdul1.1, whole genome shotgun sequence genomic window:
- the LOC125663343 gene encoding uncharacterized protein LOC125663343 translates to MTQPPIEIQKPRMSTLVDNDVTMSAINLSSKKEDKSPDLINGLLSWAIIVTIFLNVSVAIVINLKIKIRHAARNGFDYTQLQNMSVDTPGPTSSTIPPTPTPPSPQPSVVSTPATVKHSFSLWLPVSKNTNRQKEIEL, encoded by the exons ATGACCCAGCCACCTATAGAAATCCAGAAGCCAAGGATGTCCACTTTAGTTG ATAATGATGTTACCATGTCAGCTATAAACCTGAGTTCTAAGAAAGAAGACAAGAGCCCCGACCTTATTAATG GTTTACTGTCATGGGCCATCATTGTGACAATATTTTTGAACGTGTCAGTGGCCATAGTTATCAACCTCAAGATTAAAATCCGTCATGCCGCCAGGAATGGCTTTGACTACACACAACTGCAAAATATGAGTGTTGACACCCCTGGGCCCACCAGTTCTACCATACCACCAACACCAACACCCCCTTCACCCCAGCCAAGTGTAGTAAGCACCCCCGCAACTGTGAAACATTCATTCTCCTTGTGGCTACCAGTTAGCAAGAACACAAACCGccaaaaagaaattgaattatgA